Genomic window (Henningerozyma blattae CBS 6284 chromosome 10, complete genome):
AATCAATGGAATAATGTttgttaataatactacAAGCCCAAGTAAAATGCTAtgaatgataaaaatataataagtTTCAATTCCGTATTGTTTTTGGAGCTTATTCCGTAGTAAAATTAGTCTCATTCCATTTTCATCATAACCAAATACTCCTAATTTATTCACAGATTTATACATATGTCCACTAATCATTAAGATAATGAAAGTTAAAGAACAAAATGCCCATACGAATTTACTTTGAACCGCATTAACAGCAAGTTTATGATGACGGTATATAAGAAATGAAACATTTAACGctaatattattcttaaaaatataattacaTAGTCTGTGggcatttttatttgaaaagcTGGAACTTCTAAAATTCTTGATATTTGATCCACTATGTCATGAATTCTATCTTCTTCAGTTTTAAAGTGTTTTTGAATATCTATAGTATGATTTacatcaataatattagtagGGAATATCACAATATTTGGGATTTTAAATGGAAGCTCAGTTTCAGAATCtacaatatttatttgaatgaaaGCAATGGGGGTTATTGAAATGTTATAATTGGTTGTCCATGCCGAAGATATGATTTTGAATTCATCTTCTAATGCAGTGGTATCGGTAGTTCgtttttttgaagaagattcATAAGTGAATAAAACAATTGACGAAGAATTTCTAGGTAACTGAGTTAATTGAGTTttgtttataaatattatattatttttattcttttgatTTGCAATAGCttgattaatattaattaattgtaataGCAAAAGtattagaaatatcatAATAAGCTTCTAACATTGATTTCGAATTGTTgtaatgaaattgaatagTAATACCATTTAAGTGttatttccttttttaCTGAAGGTTTTTTTATGTTAATTTTCCAATATTTGAGATGCAGCGGTGACCGAAATTTAAGGTGCCATTTGACTATTTTAAGTAAGTCCGTGTGCTCCACATAAATTTACATACAAAAgagaattatatttttatacaatTAACATACTCTTACTCATAAATATATGCAATTTTAAAGGTATTATCTATATATCTAATATCCATAAGTGGTAGGACTTATGTTTTAACATGTAATGATTTTACAATGGTAGTACGTCTGTAAGTTAACTTAACAATGGTAAGTAATAGATTGAGCAAATATACACTTTTAAATGTAATTACAAGAGGAATTAcgataattttttttcttagtTTTATGTTTTGTTTAGGGAAGTGAATCTGAAATCTGTTTCTTTGAAAACTACGTAAGTTctaattttgtaaataataaagagttttaaaaattacaaatgtttgacaagaaataaaaatcataaaaaatattctttaaatataaacaaaaaaaaatttaaggATATCTATATACACGTTCAAAGTAACAAAACGTAATACTAGTAAAGtttctaaaaaaacaaaaaagaaacaagaaTGCCATTAGAATCATAAAACAAATCATATAGTCGTAAGGGTGAGTTTGGACAtcgttttttttattttattttaatttcatttttcgtttaaaatattaaaaatagatatatatataggtgtataaatatatttgaaatatgaaaaaaacaaaatatgcACAAACATTCCAAAGTGAGAAATCTGAATTTCTATATTAAGGTTCTATAGTATAGTGGGAGAGGTTACCAATATATACtcaatttctttcaaaagTCTTAACTTGATCATTAATCGATTGTAATTCAGTCTTTCTATTATTCAAGAAGCCTTCCAAAGAAGCGACTTGTTCTTCCatacttttcaaatcatCCATTATAGCACTAACGTTTACAGTAGCGCTTGAATTAGTGGGGACAGCATTTGCTATTTGTCTTTTATAACGAAGTAAACCTTCGTACTGTTCTTTCAGTAGGGCGGTGTTACCATTATAATTTGTTGGTGAGACAGGTGGTATATTTGTCTTATTTATAGTAGATGTAGAGGTAGAGGAAGTTGTAGTTGTAGTTGTAGTAGAAGTTGTGCTTGGTTTTGGATTATTTTGGATTGATTTTGGATTTGTTGGAGTTGAAGCTTGATTTCTACATATTTCAGCCAATTGACTTGGTAATGTAGTTGGTAATTCACAACCTAAATCATTCCgttgttttaaaatatgaatgaaataaaaagcaGGATATTTTTGAACTGAAGGCAAATTTTTTGGATTAACTAACTGCCACATCTTATCATAATCTGAATTAGCCagattaaagaattttgattttaaatttaaagataaagaagCGAAGGTGAATTGATCATTATTAGAGATAGAATTTAAGATGGATTGATATTCacttttttgaaaatcagTTACATTCCAATTGACTTGCTTAACTTCAACTTTTGGATCACTTTCTCTTTCCTTTTCagtatttttctttctttcttctAACAATTTAGTCTTACTACCTGGTACTAACCAATCTGGTAATTCCTTTGGTACCTCTGTAGTGACTTTATTAACCATATCAAATAACAACCTCATACAAATGACGAATTCTTCGAAATctaaattatcatcatcatcaatatcgGCAAGAAACCAAATCTTATTCGTCACTGATGTATCTAGTTTTGAATTGTAAAGGATTGGTTTGACTTGATCATAATTTACTTTATTATCAGAAGGTTTTAAAGTTGTGAAGATTTTCcaatatttcttaatttcaTCCTGATCTAATTTTGGCATTCtatgataaatttataagTTGAGTTCCAAAAATAGGATACAGTATTTCAATTATGTATCGTAACAACAAAAGTAAGAATTAGTTATGCTTAGCTAATAATAGCGtctaatataataataataataataataataataatagttattattttgtcttttctttttttgattaCAATGAATACTCTAAGGGAGAGAGAAGGAAGATACAGGGTTCAAGGATTCTTACAACAGATCATAATCAACGATAGATAATACCTGATTGATTGTTAGTTATTGGTTCTTGGAAATTTGGCAATTTGCTCATTGCCAATTCCTTGGATTCCAATCCTTATTGTTCTGGAGATGTTTGGACAAAACGGAGCTTTGCCGTTTTCGAGAATTCAGGAAGCCGAACACCGAGAAAATGGGAAATgcaagaaaaacaaaaacaacaacTAATACGCCGTGCGGAGTGATCAGGGGTTGGCGCGACGACTGCgcgtatatatatatatatatatataatgacAAGTGACGGTGTAGATCCTTCTTCATATTATTAGGaacattattttattatattattattaccagcCAAATAAAAGTTTATACTCATATTCTATGCTgttcattaaatttaatcGCCCAGCTATATGAACATTATGTTTAGAACTAACAAATATAACTTCTATGGTGCTTTGTTACTTTTGTAtctctttttttagatACGTCATGGGTATATTATCTAGAATTAAATCACAAGGACCCTATTATGGAAACGAGACAACATGATGAAGTCTAAAGGTAATAGAATAGTTAATAATTCGGAAGGCTGTTTGACCCGCAGTTGCTATATTGTTTGTGCTCAACTACTCGAATACGCCATTGATCGGACTAATTATTACAAGATAAGAGATCACGAATGCTTATTGGACTACATCACAGACTCATTTCTAAAATTAGGTTGTGcttacctttttttttattttttttacttttatatCCAGATCTCCATACATTACGttaacatttttatttgcttTACCATATTGGaatcattaatttaattgcaTATCCATTTAACTCGCAAAATATTTCCCGCTCGGGCTGATCAAGGCGGTTGCCTGGGTTGCCTAGGAAACCATAAACCCCGGGTTACCCGTCTGCTTGagtttaaaagaaaagcaACGTCATTACAGACGGTAAAACGCGAAAAGAACAGTTTCTGTCGCGAAAAGAAACACTCTATTTAGCACAGGGTCGTCAGTCGCGAAACGCGTCGATGTTAAACTCACACCGCCACGCCAATTAACTGTCCGTATTTGGAATTTACCGTCTTTTTTCGCGCCGACTCAAGCCCAGTCTATCCTTCCAATCCATGCCTAATGGGGAAATTGGAAATCGGATGGCTCAAACGCTGGCGTGTTGATGGTAAGTAAAATTTCGTGTCGATATTTCAGATGGCTGTCGTGTCGACACGCATAGGGCAGCCGGGCCAAAGTGCCTGTAGTCAGACCCGTGAATTGGAGCCCTCGACACGAAAGTGTTCACGAAGTGTGTTTATTGAGAAGCATGGCAGGCCCATGTTAATGGTTTAGGAAATTGTGGGTTTCGCATCTCGATCTAATTGCTCAAGTTGATCTCGAGCTTGGTCAAATATAATGACAAGGTTTTAGCAATTATTGTTAAACTGGCCTTGCCAGTTTATTTTGCCATGGTCATATCCATTTTATCTAATCtctattctattttaaaccagaaaataaatacatcAATAGATCTGTTCTTCCAATTGACAAACTTTCATTCAGGTAATATATATCACACGATTATCTCATCCcgttttaaaaaaataagtttGATACTTGAGCAAGAAAAAGCCATACCATTTATATTGGAAATACATTTAGACATCctataaatatattgacTCTACCTTCagatatttaatttcattagcTCGATAACAAACAATTACCAACCTAGACATATTTAAGAGAATACACATCATACATAGACGCACACACACAAACATACACAAACACAGCTTACTTTATAAGAATTGTCATTTTGCATATACAGGAATGATACCTAGAAAGATAGTAACACTCATGTTCTATTGTCTACTCCAGGTACATCTCATATCAGCAATCCCCTACGAGGCGTATGGGATTAATAAACAGTACCCTCCAGTAGCGAGAGTTAATGAACCATttaatttccaaatatCGAATGATACTTTTAAATCAACAGTTAACAAATATGTTCAAATTGATTATCAGGCATTCAATCTTCCTGATTGGCTAActtttgataaatcttCAAGAACATTTTCAGGAACTCCCCCTTCAAGTGTAATTTCATCTGAAAATGATGATCcagaatatttcaattttatcttACAGGGGATAGATGAATCTGATGATTATGCCTTAAATGAAACATATACATTTGTTGTTACAAAACATTCTTCTGTAGAATTGGCAAgcaattttaatttactagcatttttaaagaattttggTAATACAAATGGTGCAGGAGGGTTGATTTTATCACCACATgaaacttttaatattacatTTCAAAGAAATGATTTCATAGATACTTATGACGCAAGTGCTCCGTTATATTTCTATGGTCAATCACAGCAATATAATGCTCCTTTACCTAGTTGGTGTTTCTTCGACAGTGGCTCAATAAAATTTAGTGGGACTGCTCCTGCTGTCAATTCATATATTGCCCCTgaatattcttattatttgagTTTAATAGTAACTGATATTCCAGGGTTTTCTGCATTAAATGTACCATTCCAAATTGTCATTGGTGCTCATCAATTGACTACTTCAGTACAAAACACAATTctaattaatattacagatgaaaattcatttgattATAAAATACCTTTATCAGACATTTATCTAGATGGTACACCCATAAACACTGTAGACATAGGAAATATGAATTTACAAGATGCTCCTTCATGGGTGACTTTGACTAACTATACTATCCAAGGTACAGTACCAGAATCTTCTACTAAAACCTCAGCAAATTTCTCATTAGCATTCTATGATATTTATGCGGATGtcatttatttgaattttgaaatcGTTAGAGCTACAAAGACAAAACTATTTGCAGTATCTTCTTTACCCAATATTAATGCAACTCGTGGCagatatttttcatatgaATTCTTATCTTCACAGTTCACAGATTTGGCAGATACTGATGTCTCTATAGATTTCTCAAAGGTAA
Coding sequences:
- the TBLA0J02000 gene encoding OST3/OST6 family protein (similar to Saccharomyces cerevisiae OST3 (YOR085W); ancestral locus Anc_2.204), which codes for MIFLILLLLQLININQAIANQKNKNNIIFINKTQLTQLPRNSSSIVLFTYESSSKKRTTDTTALEDEFKIISSAWTTNYNISITPIAFIQINIVDSETELPFKIPNIVIFPTNIIDVNHTIDIQKHFKTEEDRIHDIVDQISRILEVPAFQIKMPTDYVIIFLRIILALNVSFLIYRHHKLAVNAVQSKFVWAFCSLTFIILMISGHMYKSVNKLGVFGYDENGMRLILLRNKLQKQYGIETYYIFIIHSILLGLVVLLTNIIPLIKPMYQNYKNPDKGISMSAIISITCSILIILVFSVFRELFQLKYELNRSLFNLQKSDLNKSAI
- the TBLA0J02010 gene encoding uncharacterized protein (similar to Saccharomyces cerevisiae END3 (YNL084C); ancestral locus Anc_2.207), with translation MPKLDQDEIKKYWKIFTTLKPSDNKVNYDQVKPILYNSKLDTSVTNKIWFLADIDDDDNLDFEEFVICMRLLFDMVNKVTTEVPKELPDWLVPGSKTKLLEERKKNTEKERESDPKVEVKQVNWNVTDFQKSEYQSILNSISNNDQFTFASLSLNLKSKFFNLANSDYDKMWQLVNPKNLPSVQKYPAFYFIHILKQRNDLGCELPTTLPSQLAEICRNQASTPTNPKSIQNNPKPSTTSTTTTTTTSSTSTSTINKTNIPPVSPTNYNGNTALLKEQYEGLLRYKRQIANAVPTNSSATVNVSAIMDDLKSMEEQVASLEGFLNNRKTELQSINDQVKTFERN